The following coding sequences lie in one Ostrea edulis chromosome 8, xbOstEdul1.1, whole genome shotgun sequence genomic window:
- the LOC125661331 gene encoding uncharacterized protein LOC125661331, translating to MYNDYFYTYQQFCDSSVRRWRINLYCWFLSLCASSIGVSAFIPLDLLSDTPTPKPEKTTTTTPPPPPDPILTGARTATDRTAIELPPDIIFGNAQSGGSAADAGTNTATEINAVDAGPPGQDLNLDIDKFIREALGNNMVEEPGTPKQTDMTAFLDLIGSEFFTPASSQSELQKALNSISPTAVTTTPKPTAFDMPGLGSLIAANSKTESSVGIPVSMLEPSNSIDSQMKDTPTVRIPENSIPLDFPSFQSFPSSPSVPETPPLPPSSPTQTSTDTSGSSGLPPLPNTPGLPPFSQMPSFSQPSELPSPPQTHGLPPLTETSRSSDPFSPPSFTPQAPQSQLPSQSFQGLPRGPFTSSIPSDANPPGLNLMRGPRNPFQAASQLLDRVNNRGIGPSNTGGGQSGATDTNALSDAPLPSNDPSLLPFAENVLSQVQQLVNRLKDNRDGPSVDQTTDRLPSTANCPNGQPRCPEDPCHTSSCLNIINAQCRPSCTECAPRYFVNDRDVTEMCTIISGLRPASGGANLAPGGRGAHLFMGNNGEFLNIPTHRRPGPAGNGPIPPPRGIPPIIDPLTRQQIDPMFLEQLENRRMVDPRMEQPFAGNGRGGPPSSRFFPGGRSPNIDPRFLRALVENENIARLRNRQNRPPFDPRVGRFVRPGAAPVDLQQIARARGQNLDIAAVRRFAAEQGLSGTVNLGGPATSNRLPPQSAIDRTNRQNDVDRTNRQNAIERINRQNAIERFNRQNAVERINRQNAVDILNRQFTNGGIASPRAQGLPTGNSRIPPQISGLGNPTAVQPPTGLNEQHLQELITQFTTFQTRQTPNSANNQPQNSGPNVPGLSIQSAQNNPLRTIQAAMRQFQRQVRAPGRSPSNVI from the exons atgtataatgattacTTTTATACCTATCAACAGTTTTGTGACTCGTCAGTGAGAAGATGGCGCATAAATTTGTACTGTTGGTTTTTATCATTATGTG cGTCATCTATCGGGGTCTCCGCTTTTATCCCTTTAG ACTTATTATCAGATACCCCTACTCCTAAACCGGAGAAGACAACTACAACGACCCCACCTCCGCCCCCTGACCCAATCCTGACGGGGGCAAGAACCGCCACTGACCGTACAGCAATCGAATTGCCTCCAGACATTATATTTGGAAATGCGCAGAGCGGAGGATCTGCCGCAGATGCAGGGACTAATACGGCAACAGAGATTAATGCTGTCGATGCAGGGCCGCCTGGTCAAGACTTGAACCTTGATATAGACAAATTTATACGCGAGGCTTTAGGAAACAATATGGTAGAAGAACCCGGCACTCCTAAACAAACCGATATGACAGCGTTCTTGGATTTGATAGGTTCTGAATTTTTTACACCTGCTTCGTCTCAAAGTGAACTTCAAAAGGCCTTAAATTCTATCTCTCCAACAGCCGTGACCACCACACCAAAACCCACGGCGTTTGATATGCCAGGTCTAGGAAGTCTTATCGCTGCTAATTCAAAGACGGAATCCAGCGTCGGCATTCCTGTCAGCATGCTGGAACCAAGCAATTCAATAGATTCACAGATGAAAGATACCCCGACTGTTAGAATTCCTGAAAACAGCATCCCATTGGATTTCCCATCCTTCCAATCTTTCCCAAGTTCACCTTCCGTTCCAGAAACACCGCCACTTCCACCGTCGTCTCCCACACAAACAAGTACTGATACGTCAGGGTCATCGGGATTACCTCCACTTCCTAATACACCAGGGCTACCCCCATTTTCTCAGATGCCATCTTTCTCACAACCATCCGAGTTACCATCTCCACCTCAAACACATGGACTACCACCACTCACCGAAACTTCTAGGTCATCAGATCCATTCAGTCCACCTTCCTTTACTCCCCAGGCGCCACAATCACAGCTTCCATCACAATCGTTCCAAGGTTTGCCCAGGGGACCATTTACTTCTTCAATACCTTCCGATGCCAATCCACCCGGGCTTAATCTAATGAGAGGACCCCGTAATCCGTTCCAAGCTGCCTCGCAACTTCTTGATAGAGTCAATAACAGAGGCATCGGTCCTTCAAATACCGGAGGTGGACAATCTGGAGCAACTGACACAAATGCCTTATCAGATGCACCACTTCCATCAAATGATCCAAGTCTGCTACCTTTTGCGGAGAACGTTTTAAGTCAAGTGCAGCAACTAGTTAACCGATTGAAAGACAACAGAG ATGGCCCTTCTGTAGATCAAACGACTGACCGCTTGCCCTCAACTGCAAACTGCCCGAATGGCCAACCCCGCTGTCCGGAAGACCCTTGTCATACCTCATCCTGTCTCAATATCATTAACGCACAGTGCAG aCCGTCATGTACAGAGTGCGCTCCTCGCTATTTCGTCAACGACAGAGACGTCACGGAGATGTGTACCATCATATCCGGTTTACGACCAGCCAGTGGTGGTGCAAACCTCGCTCCGGGTGGACGTGGCGCGCATCTTTTTATGGGTAATAACGGAGAATTTCTTAACATTCCCACACACAGAAGACCTGGACCTGCTGGAAATGGACCCATTCCTCCTCCACGTGGAATTCCGCCTATCATAGATCCACTCACCCGTCAGCAAATTGATCCTATGTTCCTTGAACAACTCGAAAATAGGCGCATGGTGGATCCGCGCATGGAACAACCATTTGCAGGAAACGGACGTGGTGGACCTCCGTCGTCACGATTTTTCCCAGGAGGAAGATCTCCCAATATTGATCCGCGATTTTTACGAGCTCTTGTCGAAAACGAAAATATCGCTAGATTAAGAAACAGACAGAATCGACCTCCATTCGATCCTCGCGTCGGGCGATTTGTGAGACCCGGTGCTGCTCCAGTAGACCTACAACAGATCGCCCGTGCGCGTGGGCAGAATTTGGATATTGCTGCCGTCCGAAGATTCGCAGCAGAGCAAGGCCTTAGTGGTACTGTTAATCTGGGCGGTCCAGCTACATCTAACCGACTTCCTCCTCAGAGTGCCATCGATCGCACTAATCGCCAAAATGATGTCGATCGCACCAATCGCCAAAATGCAATTGAACGCATCAATCGCCAAAATGCAATTGAACGCTTCAATCGACAGAATGCAGTCGAACGCATCAACCGCCAGAATGCAGTTGATATTCTGAATCGCCAGTTTACGAATGGCGGAATAGCCAGTCCACGAGCTCAAGGCCTACCGACTGGGAATAGCAGAATACCACCACAAATAAGTGGCCTAGGAAATCCTACCGCTGTCCAGCCTCCCACTGGACTTAATGAACAACATTTACAAGAACTCATCACTCAGTTCACCACTTTCCAAACGAGACAGACTCCCAATTCTGCAAATAATCAACCACAGAACAGCGGTCCAAATGTGCCAGGTCTCAGCATTCAATCAGCACAGAATAATCCTCTCCGGACAATACAGGCCGCCATGAGGCAATTCCAGAGACAAGTCAGGGCACCGGGAAGAA